The genomic segment AATAGAGGAATATTTCCATTATAACGGCACTACTAAATTGGTAAAGTATTGGAGCGAAGGTGTGCAGAAGAACATCTTCGAGGATGCAGAGCGTGATGCAAACGGCGATACCATCTTTACCAAGAATCAAGCCACTGGCAAGTTAACCTATAAGACGGTGAAGAGACAAGCCAACAGCATCTTAGTGATGGAAAACCAGGAGGATGATCCAAAGACCATGGCTTATCCTGCCACGGAATGGGACCTCGCCTTTGATGGTTACCAGCTGCGAACCAACAGTGGAACAAGCGGCATAGGCAAGGGTGGAGCTGCCGACCTGGGCTATGGCGAATATGACAAGTGGACGAGCAAGGCGCAGGTGGATGCTTATCTGGCTGAACACAACATGACTTTCGCCGTGGATGATTCAGCAAGTGTCTATGTCACCATGTCGCGGGAAGACTGGAACAAGTATTGCATCGCCAACAAACTGGATATGAACAAGAACCCTTGGTTCGACCCGAACAACGGACCAGCCAAGCAGTTGGTAAGCGGCAATCCGGTGCTCGAAAAGGCAATGAGTTTCTCGGGGCCACCTCCAGTATATACTCCTTCTTTCCATACCTACGTTATCCGTTCGTGGGATGGCGAGAGATATTACAAGCTCCAGATCATCTCCTGGTATGATGCCAATGTGCAGATAGGTGATGAAGGAGGAAGAATCAGTTATTACTTAGATGAATTAAAATAAATGTTGAGTGTTGAATGTTGAGTTAGGCATACGCCCTCATATACTCAGTATATTCAACATTCAACACTCAACATTCAACATTAAAAATTGAAAAATATGAAACAATTGAATTGGTGGAAATCCATCGCTTCGTTCCTCGTGGTACTCTTTACCATGCCGTTGGGACATGCGCTGATGATGATAATGGATAAGACGATGACTCCTGAAGCTGTGCATTACTCAGCCTTCTTCATGGGGTTGGCAGGTCTTATCATGGTAGTAATCGGTGTCTTCGTAAAGGGAGACACCAAACAGACTCTTTGGGGACTTTTCGGAGGACTGCTCTTCTGGACGGGTTGGATAGAATTTCTGTTCCAGTACTATGCTACCCGCTGGGGTACACAGCCGGAGATGGAGAATGGCGAAGTTGTGACTCGCCCTGAATACCTCATCCTCCCAGCCACCTTCGGCATGTGGATGATGGTGATGGTGCTCTACATCTTCTCAACCAAAAACGGATGTAACTTCATCAACTGGTGGCAGCGTGTTCTTTTCCGTTCCAGCAAGAATAAGATTGCCGCCCGTCCGATGACGCATCATACAAGTATCGTCACCTTCATGGAACTGAACATGATTCTCTGGACAAGCTATCTCCTGTTGATGTTCTGCTACGACAAGAATTTCCTCGGCGACCATCATCCTGTAACTTCGGTTGTTGCCGCAGCTTGTCTGATAGGTAGTTTCTTCATCTTCCGAAAGCAGTTGCGTTTGAGCACATGGGGAGCCAACATCCGTATGGCTATCGCAACGGTTGTCGTGTTCTGGGTACCTGTGGAAGTGCTTGGTCGCTTGGACTTTTTCAAGGAGATTTGGATTGAGCCAGAGAAGTATATCACCCAGATGATCTGCATCCTCATGGCATTCGTGGCATTGCTCGTCTATATCATGATAGCTGCAAGAAAGAAGAAGACACATGAGTAACAGAAAACTAGATTGGTGGAAATCCATAGTATCGATGGGCGTGATTTTAAACTGAAAAGACATACCTGCGCTACCCTCCTGCTGAACATGCAGACCGACATGTTTACCATCTCGCATATCCTGGACCATCACAGCCGTATCTGCTCCTGGCATCTGTCTGCCACCTCCTTCCTATGCGTAACACAGATAATAGTCTTATCGGCATACGAAGTAAAGAGGCGGTCGAAAAGAAGCTTTTTGTTGATTTTAACTCCAATTTAAAGTGAAGTTTATTCATTTTATTGTAAATAATATATAAAAAAAGAAGGAAAATTCTTTATATTAGTGTTTTATTTGTACTTTTGCAAGAAAAGAAATTCATAGAATATGGCAAGTAAGAATTTGAATCGGATAAAAGTTGTCCTTGCAGACAAGCAACGGACTAACAAATGGTTGGCAGAACAATTGGGAAAAGATAAAACCACCATATCGAAATGGTGTACGAATTCAAGTCAGCCAGACTTAGAAAGTTTAATGAAGACTGCTAAACTTCTTAATGTAGAAATTACAGAACTTCTTAGAACAAACATAGAATAAAAAACATCAAAAATATTATAACAAAGTTCAATTAAAGATTGTAAGTATGAAACCAATCATAAAATACCGTGGTGGGAAAAGCAAGGAAATAAAGAATTTCTTACACTTTATTCCTTGCAATTATAAGAGATATGTAGAACCTTTTGCAGGAGGGGCTGCTCTATTTTTCTATTTAGAGCCACAATGTGCCTTAATAAATGACATAAATTCTAAACTTATAGATTTTTATTGGACAGTTCAAAATAATTATGACGAATTAAAAAAAGAGTTAATAAGATTGGAAAAAATATATCAATTTAATCAAAAAGAGTATGAAGAGCTAAAAAAAGGGGGGCAGCAAGATTTTGTTGAAAATAAGAATGAATACTTATATTATTCACTTAGAGACATGTTTAATGGAAAGATAGAAAAAAAGTATCTAGATGCCACTTTATACTATTTTATAAACAAGACTTCGTATTCTGGTATGCTGAGATTTAACTCAAAAGGAGAATTCAACGTACCATTTGGAAGATATAAAAATTTCAATGCAGCTTTTGTTTCAGAAGAGCATCATGCTCTACTGAAAAGAACTAAGATTACGAAGGGAGATTATTCCAAGATATTTGATACATGTTCTACAGAGGATTTTGTCTTTTTGGATCCACCATATGATTGTGTGTTTACAGATTATGGAAATGTTAATGAAACTGATTTCTTGGAAGATAGTCAAATTAAGTTGGCACAAGATTTTCGTAATTTATCAGCAAAATCATTAATGATCATTGGGAAGACGGAACTCACGGAACATTTATACAAACCATATATAAAGGCTGAGTATTCTAAGAAATATGCTGTAAATATACGAAATCGTTTCAAAGCAGAAAGTACTCATTTAATTATTACAAATTATAAATTGAAGTAAAGATGGACTCTATAACTCGTATCAAGGAATACATAAAGCAAAACTTTCCTAATTGGAAAAAAATTGCATATTCTGAATTCAATGATAAAATTGATTTCAGAACAGATTGGAGTGAATTGTATAAAATACATGACGAAGAGGTAATACTGATTTCTTATACGAATATCAGTATTACTGGCACAGATCGTCCTAAGCCTCAACTTAGGGTCTTTTTAGATGAATACAAGAAGCCATTTTATTTCGCAAAACAACATCAGTTGCGATATTATTTGTTTTCTATATTTACCAAAGATGACAAAATGGCTAAAGGTTTGAATAATTTCAATCCTAAGGAATATATAATCTCAATTGAAACCAACCTTGATAAAGAAGGTTCTAGAAGAGATTTAAGAAGTATCTATGACTATGCAAATGAAAAAATAAACGGTAGGAAATTTTTGAAATGTTCCCGTTCAAATTATAAGGCAGATATCAACGAAGCTTCATTTATCTACATTGGAACTCCTGAGGCACCACATAAAGAGATTTTCGAAAATTTTGTTGACATATTTGACTCAAGACCGTATCTTAATTCGACAACAGAAGAAAATATTCATATAGAAGAAAAAAATTTAGGAGCGAATATAACCAATCCTTACCGCCCCTACATCACAGCCATCAAGTCGAAGCCCTTTCTTCTGCTTGCTGGCATCTCGGGTACAGGCAAGAGCCGTATCGTAAGAGAGTTGGCTAGAGCGTGTTGGGAAGAAGGCTCGGAAGAGTACAATGCACAGAAGCCGAAGAACTTCCAAATGGTGCAGGTGAAACCGAATTGGCACGACTCAAGCGACTTGATAGGTTACGTAAGTCGAGTGAGTGGCAAGGCGGAGTATGTAGCAGGTGATTTTCTCCGCTTTGTTGCTAAGGCATGGGAAGATGAGGACACACCATATTTCCTTTGCTTGGATGAAATGAACCTAGCCCCTGTTGAGCAGTATTTCGCAGAATACCTCAGTGTGGTGGAGTCGCGCAAGAGCCACGAAGACGGCACAGTGACGACCGACCCTATACTTGAAAAGGTTGACGAGGAATGGTATTTCAACCTGACGGCTTCGCTGACGACTGATGAGGATGTGAGAAAGCAGTTCAACGAAAGTGGAATCAGTATTCCGCAGAATCTTATCGTTGTCGGCACAGTCAATATGGACGAAACGACATTCTCATTCTCACGCAAGGTCCTCGACCGTGCCATGACCATCGAAATGAACGATGTTGACCTGCATGGAGGACTGACTGAGCGTAACGAACAAATAGGCAAGTTGGGCAAGGCAGAATTGATTGGCAATGCCGTGGAAGGAGTAGATGTATATGCCGGCAACAAGGATGTCTGCGAGAAGGTACTGACTTATCTTGATGCTGTAAATGCTGTGTTGAACGGAACCCCATTCAAGGTAGCCTACCGAACACGCAACGAGTTTCTGCTGTATGTGGTAAATAATCTTCCTTACAACAAGGATGAGAACGAAACAGAATTGGAACCAGGATATGTCGTAGCCCGTGCCTTGGACGAGATAACGAGCATGAAGGTATTGTCGCGCATTGAGGGTGATGATACCAAGGTGAGCGATGAGTTTATCGACCGACTACGCAAGACCATAGAAGATGGACTAAAGGCGGTATCGGGCGAAGAACAGACCATAACCTCTATTTCCTTGGCGAAGTTGAAGGAGATGAAGGCAAAACTTGCATCGGGATATACAAGTTTCTGGAGTTAAAAAGATTATAGAATAATATGGAGCTATTGACGATTGAGCACATAGATTTTACAATGATTGTAGAATGTACCAAGTTCGACAGGATTTGGAGCAAGGCCAAGAGTAATGTGGGAGAAGCCAATCTGCTTTCCACTTACTCGTGGTCGGAAGGTGTCGTGTCCGTAAAGCGGACTGCAGAAAATGACACAGACATCAGCATAGAACAAGGAGTACAAGCTCCTGCCGTATTCTTCGACAATGCCGACTATCCTATTTGGATAGAATTCGGAAGCCATGTAAAGAATGCCCAATTCTGTTCCATACTGCAAAACGACAACGACCACTTCTCTTTCCGCCGACATATCTTGGCTGGTTTCATCAACTACAAGAATGAGATAGGACGGAGCGAGATACAGCTCATCTACAACACCGACAAGGAGACTAAGACATTCCGTTTCGGCTTCGAGGTGCTCAGCACTAAGCTCGACTACCATGAGCATTGGCGTGCCATCGTGGAGGACATTGAGCGTGAATATCGCATGCTATCGCTCGACTATATGCGCCGCACCTTTCATGGTTTTGCTCCCGACACCAATGGCGAACACCCCGACATAATATGGTGGAGTGTGTTTGAAGGCGAACAACAGAAGTTCATAAAGGCTTGCAAAAACATCATCGTTCGTCCTCGCCACCGCTTGCATGGCGAAGAAGCGTATGTAAGAGCTGACAAACTGAAGCAGACACCCTACGATATAGAAAACCGCCTTGCCGAACATCGAAAGGAAACAGCCCACCTATACCGAATAGAACAGCAAATACAGTCGAACGACACGCAGGAAAACCGTTTTTTGAAATTCGCCTTGCATCAAATAAGCAAGCGGTATGAAGAACTGCGCCAACGTATAGAAAACATAAAAACGGCATCAGACACCATGAAGGCTGCTATGCTCGGCACCTCAAACATTCTAAAACGCCTGCAACGGCATCCTTTCTTTCGCACTGTAGGTAGATTCAAGGGATTGAACCAAGAGAGCATGGTACTGCAAAAGGCAACAGGCTATAGCCAAGTGTACCGCACATGGAATCTGCTGCGGCGTGCCTATTCGCTCAATGACGGATTGTATCGCTTGCAGACAAAAGACATAGCTACACTCTACGAAATATGGTGCTTCATTGAGGTGAGTCATATCGTCAAGGAGCAGCTATGCCTAGATGATGCGGATGTGGAACACCGCAACCGTATGGAGATGAACGGTGTGTTCTCATGGGAACTCGGCAAAGGTGAGCACTCACGTATTCTATTCCGCAAGGATGGTGTGGAACTGGTGGAACTTGTGTACAACCCTAAGAACACTGAGGCTGAGAACGTCAGCGTAGGACTGAAAGATGTGGTTGTGCCCACTGTACCGCAAAAACCGGACATCGTGCTGCAACTCACCAAGAACGACTTGCAGCAAGGTATGAAGATGACTTATCTCTTTGATGCCAAATACCGCATTGACGGCAGGGAGCAAGGTGTGGATGTGCCTCCAGAGGATGCCATCAACCAGATGCACCGCTACCGTGATGCTATCTATTATCGTGACAATGATGCCAATGCCTTGAAGAAGGAGGTAATAGGCGGATATATTCTCTTCCCTGGTGACGGAGAGCCAAATGATGTGGCTGTGTCAAAGTTCTACAAGACGATAAAAGAGGTGAATATAGGAGCATTTCCACTTCGTCCGAAAGACACGGAAAACAGAAAGCTGTTGGAACAGTTCGTTGAAGAACTGATTCACACCAAGTCATATGAGACAATAGCCCATGTTATTCCTCAGAAAGGCGCATACGTGGAAGTTGGCAATCGTGTGCTTATAGGATTGGTGAAAGAAGACAATACGCAATATCAGAAGTTCATGGACGGAACTGCCACTTTGTATTATACAGGCAAACAGTTTCCTACAACTATCGCCCTGCAAGACCTCCACTTCTTTATGCCTTACATCAAAGGACATGGAATGCGTGATGTGTACGAGATAGTCAAAGTACGAACTATTTCGAGCAAAGAGGCAAAGCAAACGGATAGCGATGATGCAGAAAGCAAGGCTCTGCGCTTGGCTTTCGAACTGAGATATGTGCGCAAGCAATATGCAGATTTTCATTCTGTTGATGCAAGTAAATGGATAAGTTACACGTTTATTGATACGACTTTTGATAGGTTGGATGAATGTGTGGTGATTGATAAATAGTAAAAACAAGAAAACATATGGACACATCTAAACTCACACCAAATGAAATAGCAGAATCTTGGAAGGGATTGTTTTGCTTTAAAAAAGAAAATGGTACAATCATGGGGCTACGCTCACCTCAGATTGGAGCTTTACATTCCATGTTAGCTCATGTTGAAGACGGAGAAGAACGTGCTATAGTTGTAATGCCTACAGGAACAGGTAAAACAGAAACTATGCTTGCCTTTCTCATTGCAAATATGTGCAAAAAAGTTTTTGTTGTTGTTCCATCTGATGCACTTCGAAGCCAAATTGCCAAAAAATTCAAGGATTTGGGACTATTGCCAAAATTGGGAATTGTACCACAAGATATAAATAAGCCTATCGTTTCAATGATAAAAAAATCATTGGATGATTCTGCCTGGAAAAATACAATTGATAAGTCAAACGTCATTATAACGACTATGGCAACTGCGGAGAGAATTTCTCCCAATATCCGGTCATACCTTAGAGAGCAAATTTCGTATTTGTTTGTTGATGAAGCACATCATTCAAAAGCTCAAACATGGGAGGCTTTCATAAATATCTTCCCACCTAAAAATGTTATAATGTTCACGGCTACACCATTTAGAAATGATGGACAAAAATTAGCTGGTAAGGTTGTCTTTAATTTTTCATTAAAGAAAGCACAGGAGCAAGGGATAAAGAATTGCCAAATAGCCAAATATTCAATAGAGGAGGCTGACAAGGCAATTGCAGGAAAAGCAGTGGCTATTTTGAAATCTGATTTGGAGAATGGATATGACCATATTATTATGGCTCGATGTAAAAGTAAAAAGCGAGCAGAAGAAGTATATAAAGTCTATCAAGAATACAAAGAATACTCTCCTGTTGTCGTATATAGCGATATGCCAAACAGCTCCATCATATTAAATGAGATAAAGGAAAAGAAACATAGAATTATTGTCTGTGTCAATATGTTAGGCGAAGGTTATGATCTGCCTCAGTTGAAAATTGCTGCAATACATGATGAGAAACAAAGTTTGGCAGTTACATTACAATTTATAGGTCGATTTACGAGAACAAATGATATTCGGTTAGGAGCAGCTAGTTTTATAACAAATATAGCATACCCTCCAATACAAGAGGAAATTAATGCACTGTATCAGATGGATGCAGATTGGAATCTGTTATTGCCTCGTATTAACGAAGAAGCAGCAACAGAGCAACAGTCTTTGTCCTCATTCTTAAGTGGATTTAATGGTGATTTAAAAGATGAAATATCAATGGAGGATATACATCCAGCATTGAGCGCCGAAATATATACCACAGATTCCACGACAACGACTTTTAGTAATTGGAAAAAGGCATTGAATAAATCAAACCAATATGATTATATTCTTCATTCTCAGTCAAATGACACTATAGTTATTGTTTTAGGGAAAAAATCAAAAGTCTTATGGGGAGATACACAAACAGTCAAAAATATTAACTGGGATATTATAATAGTATATTTTGATAGCCAGTACAAAAGAGTTTATTTAAATTCTTCTATTAAAATTAAAGGAGAAAGTTTTTTGAAACATCTGTTCTCTAATCCCATAAAATGCGAAAATGACAAGATGTTCCGTGTGTTTGCTAATGTCTTAAGACTTCGTTTGTTCAATGTTGGCGCAAGACTGCCAAGAGGAAAGGACATTTCATTTCAGTCCTACTATGGAGGCAGTGTGCAAGATGGTTTAGATCAGTTGACACAGGGAAGGTTACAAAAAAACAATTTGTTTGGCGTTGGTTACAAGAACGGAAATCTTACTAGTATAGGTTGCTCTTGTAAGGGGAAGGTTTGGTCAAGAGAAAGAGCGGATTTGCAACACTTCCAAGAGTGGTGTAAGGAAATTGGCAAGATTATTTCTGACGAAAGTATAGATACGAATATTGTATTACAGAATACACTTCGTTTTGAGCAAATGTCAGCATTTAAACAAAATAGTCATCCAATTAGTATGGATTGGAATCCTGAAGTGTATGAACATTATACTCTATTGGTTCAATTCGCAGATAAGCTTCTATCCTTTAACGAAATTGAATTAACAATAGATGAAGACACAAGTGTCGGAAGAGACATAGTCTTTAGCTTTAGGCACGAAGACCATTACAGCAAGTATAGAATGACTATTGAAAACAGCAATGCTAAATATACTAAAGTCGATGGTGAAGCGATTGCTTTTATTAATGGTAATATGAATATTTCATTGGAAGACTTTTTGAAAGATAGCCCCATGACGATATTCTATGCAGATGACAGTATTTCATATGGAATAAATTACTGCAAACCAAAGAATAAAGCAGATGAAATCCCAGAAGAGTTAATATCTACATTAGACTGGGAGAATGTTGATTTATCAAAGGAATCACAACATTCCGCACCTTATGAGACAGATTCTATACAATATTATATGGTACAGAAAATTATAGCAGATTATGATTATCTCATTGACGATGATGGAAGTGGCGAAATTGCAGATTTGGTTGGAATAAATAATAGTAGTAACATCATCGATATCACTCTATTTCATCTTAAGTTCGCAAGAGAAGGTAGAGTGTCGAAGAGTATAGAAAATCTATATCAAGTGTGTGGACAAGCACAAAAATCTGTTCGATGGAAATATGTAGGTGGATACAAACTTTTCAATCAGATACTACGCAGAAATGAAAAGAAATTGGATAGAGGAAAGAGTAGTAGCTTGCTAAAAGGTTCCCTTGAGGATGTTCTAAAACTGAGAGAAGAAGCATCAAATAGAAAAGAATTGCGCTTCCATGTAGTTATAGTCCAACCTGGCATGAGTAAATCTACATGTACTCCTGCAATGAAAATATTATTAGGGGGCACGGTTAATGTGCTCCACGAAATGGCAAATATAGATTGCCGCGTTATTTTGTAGTAAATAAATGGAATATGTCAAACATAAACAAGTTAATAGGCGAAGCAACAGCCTACGATAAGAAACAGCAACTCGAAGTCAAGCGACCTAAGAGTTGGCTAAAAAGTGTTTCTGCCTTTGCCAATGGCGAAGGCGGAACATTGGTGTTTGGCATTAGTGACGATGACCATGTGGTAGGACTTGCTGATGCTGAAGGTGACGCAGAGAGAATAAGTGAGGAGATAAAAACCAAACTTGACCCTATACCTGCAGTCAACCTTGAATTTAAGGAAGTGGATGGCAAGAAGCTTGTGCTACTTCATGTCTATAAAGGACAAGAGACACCATATTATTATATAGGTGACAAGCAACGATTGGCATTTGTAAGGGTTGGCAATGAATCTGTGGTAGCCGACAGGCTTCAATTGAAAAGCCTTGTTATGAGAGGTGCAGGTCGTTCGTTTGATGCTATCCCATCACCATACAAGTTTGAGGATATGTCTTTCTCTAAGCTCAAATCTGTTCATTTTAAGCGATTGAACCAATCGTTTGATGATTGTGATTTCGTTTCATGGGGAATAGTTGACAATGACGGGAAACTAACCAATGCCGGTGCATTATTGGCAGATGATTCTCCAATACGTCATTCTCGTATCTTCTGCACACGTTGGAATGGACTTGACATGACAAGTGGTTTGGGCGAGGCTTTGGACGATGCTGAGCTTGGGGGTAGTGTCATCAGTCAATTGCAAGATGCTGTTGCTTTTGTGAGAAACAACTCTCACAAAAGATGGTGGAAAGAAGCTGAATATCGAGAAGAACTGCCAGATTATCCAGAGCGTGCCGTAACTGAAGTGATATGTAATGCCATCATTCATCGTGACTACATGGAGCTTGGCAGTGAAATTCATATAGATATGTATGATGACCGCATGGAAGTGTATTCCCCTGGTGGCATGTTTGATGGACGATTGATACAACAACTTAATCCTCTGACAGTGCCGTCGAAACGTCGCAACCCTTTACTTGCAGACTTCTTCCATCGCTTGAAACTCATGGAGCGTAGAGGCAGTGGAATGAAGAAGAT from the Segatella copri genome contains:
- a CDS encoding HmuY family protein, translating into MNILNKKKNILLCGTVLSLLSLSSCVSYEAEDFTGHTLPRKTGYSTGVTNDWLYFDLKTGHRYNVLNPNQSVIAFIDGKPIEEYFHYNGTTKLVKYWSEGVQKNIFEDAERDANGDTIFTKNQATGKLTYKTVKRQANSILVMENQEDDPKTMAYPATEWDLAFDGYQLRTNSGTSGIGKGGAADLGYGEYDKWTSKAQVDAYLAEHNMTFAVDDSASVYVTMSREDWNKYCIANKLDMNKNPWFDPNNGPAKQLVSGNPVLEKAMSFSGPPPVYTPSFHTYVIRSWDGERYYKLQIISWYDANVQIGDEGGRISYYLDELK
- a CDS encoding helix-turn-helix transcriptional regulator; the protein is MASKNLNRIKVVLADKQRTNKWLAEQLGKDKTTISKWCTNSSQPDLESLMKTAKLLNVEITELLRTNIE
- a CDS encoding DNA adenine methylase; the encoded protein is MKPIIKYRGGKSKEIKNFLHFIPCNYKRYVEPFAGGAALFFYLEPQCALINDINSKLIDFYWTVQNNYDELKKELIRLEKIYQFNQKEYEELKKGGQQDFVENKNEYLYYSLRDMFNGKIEKKYLDATLYYFINKTSYSGMLRFNSKGEFNVPFGRYKNFNAAFVSEEHHALLKRTKITKGDYSKIFDTCSTEDFVFLDPPYDCVFTDYGNVNETDFLEDSQIKLAQDFRNLSAKSLMIIGKTELTEHLYKPYIKAEYSKKYAVNIRNRFKAESTHLIITNYKLK
- a CDS encoding McrB family protein, whose product is MAKGLNNFNPKEYIISIETNLDKEGSRRDLRSIYDYANEKINGRKFLKCSRSNYKADINEASFIYIGTPEAPHKEIFENFVDIFDSRPYLNSTTEENIHIEEKNLGANITNPYRPYITAIKSKPFLLLAGISGTGKSRIVRELARACWEEGSEEYNAQKPKNFQMVQVKPNWHDSSDLIGYVSRVSGKAEYVAGDFLRFVAKAWEDEDTPYFLCLDEMNLAPVEQYFAEYLSVVESRKSHEDGTVTTDPILEKVDEEWYFNLTASLTTDEDVRKQFNESGISIPQNLIVVGTVNMDETTFSFSRKVLDRAMTIEMNDVDLHGGLTERNEQIGKLGKAELIGNAVEGVDVYAGNKDVCEKVLTYLDAVNAVLNGTPFKVAYRTRNEFLLYVVNNLPYNKDENETELEPGYVVARALDEITSMKVLSRIEGDDTKVSDEFIDRLRKTIEDGLKAVSGEEQTITSISLAKLKEMKAKLASGYTSFWS
- a CDS encoding DUF2357 domain-containing protein, which produces MELLTIEHIDFTMIVECTKFDRIWSKAKSNVGEANLLSTYSWSEGVVSVKRTAENDTDISIEQGVQAPAVFFDNADYPIWIEFGSHVKNAQFCSILQNDNDHFSFRRHILAGFINYKNEIGRSEIQLIYNTDKETKTFRFGFEVLSTKLDYHEHWRAIVEDIEREYRMLSLDYMRRTFHGFAPDTNGEHPDIIWWSVFEGEQQKFIKACKNIIVRPRHRLHGEEAYVRADKLKQTPYDIENRLAEHRKETAHLYRIEQQIQSNDTQENRFLKFALHQISKRYEELRQRIENIKTASDTMKAAMLGTSNILKRLQRHPFFRTVGRFKGLNQESMVLQKATGYSQVYRTWNLLRRAYSLNDGLYRLQTKDIATLYEIWCFIEVSHIVKEQLCLDDADVEHRNRMEMNGVFSWELGKGEHSRILFRKDGVELVELVYNPKNTEAENVSVGLKDVVVPTVPQKPDIVLQLTKNDLQQGMKMTYLFDAKYRIDGREQGVDVPPEDAINQMHRYRDAIYYRDNDANALKKEVIGGYILFPGDGEPNDVAVSKFYKTIKEVNIGAFPLRPKDTENRKLLEQFVEELIHTKSYETIAHVIPQKGAYVEVGNRVLIGLVKEDNTQYQKFMDGTATLYYTGKQFPTTIALQDLHFFMPYIKGHGMRDVYEIVKVRTISSKEAKQTDSDDAESKALRLAFELRYVRKQYADFHSVDASKWISYTFIDTTFDRLDECVVIDK
- a CDS encoding DEAD/DEAH box helicase, with product MDTSKLTPNEIAESWKGLFCFKKENGTIMGLRSPQIGALHSMLAHVEDGEERAIVVMPTGTGKTETMLAFLIANMCKKVFVVVPSDALRSQIAKKFKDLGLLPKLGIVPQDINKPIVSMIKKSLDDSAWKNTIDKSNVIITTMATAERISPNIRSYLREQISYLFVDEAHHSKAQTWEAFINIFPPKNVIMFTATPFRNDGQKLAGKVVFNFSLKKAQEQGIKNCQIAKYSIEEADKAIAGKAVAILKSDLENGYDHIIMARCKSKKRAEEVYKVYQEYKEYSPVVVYSDMPNSSIILNEIKEKKHRIIVCVNMLGEGYDLPQLKIAAIHDEKQSLAVTLQFIGRFTRTNDIRLGAASFITNIAYPPIQEEINALYQMDADWNLLLPRINEEAATEQQSLSSFLSGFNGDLKDEISMEDIHPALSAEIYTTDSTTTTFSNWKKALNKSNQYDYILHSQSNDTIVIVLGKKSKVLWGDTQTVKNINWDIIIVYFDSQYKRVYLNSSIKIKGESFLKHLFSNPIKCENDKMFRVFANVLRLRLFNVGARLPRGKDISFQSYYGGSVQDGLDQLTQGRLQKNNLFGVGYKNGNLTSIGCSCKGKVWSRERADLQHFQEWCKEIGKIISDESIDTNIVLQNTLRFEQMSAFKQNSHPISMDWNPEVYEHYTLLVQFADKLLSFNEIELTIDEDTSVGRDIVFSFRHEDHYSKYRMTIENSNAKYTKVDGEAIAFINGNMNISLEDFLKDSPMTIFYADDSISYGINYCKPKNKADEIPEELISTLDWENVDLSKESQHSAPYETDSIQYYMVQKIIADYDYLIDDDGSGEIADLVGINNSSNIIDITLFHLKFAREGRVSKSIENLYQVCGQAQKSVRWKYVGGYKLFNQILRRNEKKLDRGKSSSLLKGSLEDVLKLREEASNRKELRFHVVIVQPGMSKSTCTPAMKILLGGTVNVLHEMANIDCRVIL
- a CDS encoding ATP-binding protein, whose translation is MSNINKLIGEATAYDKKQQLEVKRPKSWLKSVSAFANGEGGTLVFGISDDDHVVGLADAEGDAERISEEIKTKLDPIPAVNLEFKEVDGKKLVLLHVYKGQETPYYYIGDKQRLAFVRVGNESVVADRLQLKSLVMRGAGRSFDAIPSPYKFEDMSFSKLKSVHFKRLNQSFDDCDFVSWGIVDNDGKLTNAGALLADDSPIRHSRIFCTRWNGLDMTSGLGEALDDAELGGSVISQLQDAVAFVRNNSHKRWWKEAEYREELPDYPERAVTEVICNAIIHRDYMELGSEIHIDMYDDRMEVYSPGGMFDGRLIQQLNPLTVPSKRRNPLLADFFHRLKLMERRGSGMKKIIGEYKRFENLQNYHAPEFSSNATEFHVTLWNLNYGVDVVKDNLHVINEVNDVVKDVVKKTDDVVKGKANVTKEFAKTQRQIYKLISQMPQISAAQMSENMGISLRQVQRYLKQLSDQNLIVREGGRKNGVWKILDDEYEGFFKRI